A window of Flavobacterium flavigenum contains these coding sequences:
- a CDS encoding MraY family glycosyltransferase: MEYTLCGVILMILMLLYFKVANYFNIIDKPNERSSHKEITLRGGGIIFWFSALFYFVQNIQSYYFFFTAITFVSLVSFWDDIQSLSNKIRIVIHFIAIALVFFDLGVFNTVSILVIILAYITAIGLMNAYNFMDGINGITGLYTLVVMGSLLYVNTKIQLFTEGDFIKYAIIASLVFLFFNYRKKARCFAGDVGSITIAFWIIYLILRLMLKTDSTVWLLFLAVYGTDAVCTIIHRLYLKQNIFEAHRLHFYQILSNEYKIQHRLVALYYALTQMAISILVIFLYQKIHDGIIFLVVSIPLLFLYSLKFHLLKKVDIKLN, translated from the coding sequence ATGGAATATACACTATGTGGAGTTATTTTAATGATTTTAATGTTGCTTTATTTTAAAGTAGCTAATTATTTCAATATTATAGATAAGCCAAACGAAAGAAGTTCTCACAAAGAAATCACATTAAGAGGTGGGGGAATCATATTCTGGTTTTCCGCATTATTTTATTTTGTTCAAAATATTCAAAGTTATTATTTCTTCTTCACTGCAATCACATTTGTTAGTTTGGTTAGTTTTTGGGATGACATTCAGAGTTTATCAAATAAAATCCGAATAGTGATTCATTTTATAGCAATTGCTTTAGTTTTTTTTGATTTAGGAGTTTTTAATACTGTTTCTATTTTAGTAATTATATTGGCTTATATAACTGCAATTGGTTTAATGAATGCTTATAACTTCATGGACGGAATCAATGGAATTACAGGGTTGTATACTTTAGTGGTCATGGGTTCGCTATTATATGTTAATACAAAGATTCAGTTGTTTACAGAAGGTGATTTTATAAAATACGCAATCATTGCCAGTTTGGTCTTTTTGTTTTTTAATTATAGAAAAAAGGCAAGATGTTTTGCAGGCGATGTAGGTAGCATTACTATTGCTTTTTGGATTATCTATTTGATTTTAAGGCTTATGTTGAAAACAGATTCAACTGTTTGGCTATTGTTTTTAGCAGTTTATGGTACCGATGCGGTGTGTACGATTATTCATAGACTGTACTTAAAGCAAAATATTTTTGAAGCACATCGATTACATTTTTATCAAATATTGAGTAATGAATATAAAATTCAGCATAGATTGGTTGCATTATATTATGCTTTAACGCAAATGGCTATTTCTATTCTCGTCATTTTTCTATATCAAAAAATTCATGATGGAATAATTTTCCTTGTTGTTAGTATTCCTTTACTTTTTTTATATAGCTTAAAATTTCATTTGTTAAAAAAAGTAGATATCAAATTAAATTAA
- a CDS encoding glycosyltransferase family A protein yields the protein MLISVFTPTYNRSNLLQDLYQSLLRQTSRNFEWLIVDDGSTDDTSIIVQNFIKENILKINYIKVNNGGKHRAINIAGDNSLGEYIFIVDSDDILQHDAIEIGEKYLTTIDSKLAGVVFRLKYKDGSLVGEKLPFEEKITSYFDVRYNLGYNVDFKEFTRTEILRNYKYPDYENEKFCSEALVWNRISEDYDFLFVDKAIYICEYLQEGLSANIILNRRKSSSYAMDIYAELYNNKKVPLKTKLKSLINFWRFGWYNNKSFKSKWKLLEYNILPLLIYPLGCLMIIKDELEMRK from the coding sequence ATGTTAATATCTGTTTTTACTCCAACTTATAATAGATCTAATTTACTTCAAGATTTATACCAAAGTCTTTTGAGACAAACTTCCAGAAATTTTGAATGGCTGATAGTTGATGATGGCTCAACAGACGATACTTCAATAATTGTTCAAAATTTTATTAAAGAAAATATTCTGAAAATAAATTATATAAAAGTAAATAATGGAGGGAAGCATAGAGCTATAAATATTGCGGGAGATAACTCTCTTGGAGAATATATCTTTATTGTTGATAGCGATGACATTTTACAGCATGATGCGATTGAAATAGGGGAGAAATATTTGACTACAATTGATTCTAAATTAGCTGGTGTCGTTTTTAGATTGAAATATAAAGATGGAAGTTTAGTTGGAGAAAAGCTACCATTTGAAGAAAAAATTACCTCTTATTTTGATGTTAGATATAATTTAGGGTATAATGTAGATTTTAAAGAGTTTACAAGAACTGAAATTTTACGAAATTACAAATACCCTGATTATGAAAATGAAAAATTTTGTTCTGAAGCATTGGTTTGGAATAGAATATCAGAAGATTATGATTTTTTATTTGTAGATAAAGCTATATATATATGTGAATATTTACAAGAGGGTTTATCAGCGAATATAATTTTGAACAGACGTAAGAGTAGTAGTTATGCGATGGATATATATGCTGAGCTATACAACAATAAAAAAGTCCCTTTAAAAACGAAATTGAAATCGTTAATTAATTTTTGGAGATTTGGATGGTATAATAATAAAAGCTTCAAAAGTAAATGGAAACTTTTAGAGTATAATATTTTACCATTACTGATTTATCCATTAGGTTGCTTAATGATTATAAAGGATGAATTAGAAATGAGAAAATAA
- a CDS encoding DegT/DnrJ/EryC1/StrS family aminotransferase — protein MNNKRIFLSLSQQSGFEQKYIQKALDDNWITSGGPNVDDFEEVLENYLGAESHVTALNSGTSAIHLALVSLGVGIDDEVICQSLTFSASANPILYQTAIPVFVDSEPETWNICPEQLEIAICDRIRKGKKPKAIIAVHLYGNPYKADEIHKIAERYQIPVIEDSAEALGSSYKGKKCGTLGTFSILSFNGNKIITTSGGGALISKSKKAKEKAIFYATQSKDEAVHYQHSEIGYNYRMSNICAGVGLGQMEVLDKNIDSRIKMNHFYKAIFKNVKEIELFQTKGVFFSNYWLSTILIKENKSITPETLRLAFENANIECRPIWKPMHLQPVFSRYPYYGGNVAENLFKRGLCLPSGSHLTEEEKDRIKKVIHNLLNNYKS, from the coding sequence ATGAATAATAAAAGAATTTTTCTGTCACTGTCACAACAAAGTGGTTTTGAACAAAAATATATTCAAAAAGCACTTGATGACAATTGGATCACTTCAGGAGGGCCAAATGTAGATGATTTTGAAGAAGTTTTAGAAAATTATCTTGGTGCTGAATCTCATGTAACAGCACTGAACTCAGGGACTTCAGCAATTCATTTGGCTTTGGTTTCATTAGGAGTTGGAATTGATGATGAAGTAATTTGTCAAAGTTTAACGTTTTCTGCATCGGCTAATCCAATTTTATATCAGACAGCAATTCCTGTATTCGTAGACAGCGAACCTGAAACTTGGAATATATGTCCTGAACAGCTCGAAATTGCAATCTGTGACAGGATAAGAAAAGGAAAAAAGCCTAAAGCGATTATAGCTGTCCATTTGTATGGTAATCCATACAAAGCTGATGAAATCCATAAAATTGCAGAACGATATCAAATTCCGGTTATTGAGGATAGTGCAGAGGCTTTAGGAAGTTCCTACAAAGGGAAGAAATGTGGGACGTTAGGAACTTTTAGTATTTTATCTTTTAATGGTAATAAAATCATAACCACATCAGGAGGAGGGGCCTTAATTTCGAAATCAAAAAAAGCAAAAGAAAAAGCCATTTTTTATGCAACCCAATCAAAAGATGAAGCTGTGCATTATCAACACAGTGAAATAGGGTATAACTACAGGATGAGTAATATTTGTGCCGGAGTGGGACTTGGTCAGATGGAGGTTTTGGATAAAAATATAGACTCCAGAATAAAGATGAATCACTTTTACAAGGCAATCTTTAAGAATGTGAAAGAAATAGAATTATTCCAGACCAAAGGTGTTTTTTTTTCGAATTATTGGCTGAGTACAATTTTAATTAAGGAGAATAAAAGCATAACCCCGGAAACTTTAAGGCTCGCATTTGAAAACGCCAATATTGAATGCAGGCCTATTTGGAAACCAATGCATTTACAGCCCGTTTTTTCAAGATATCCTTATTATGGCGGTAACGTAGCAGAAAATTTGTTTAAAAGAGGGCTGTGTCTGCCTTCTGGCTCACATCTGACAGAAGAAGAAAAAGACAGAATAAAAAAGGTAATCCATAACTTGTTGAATAATTATAAAAGTTAA
- a CDS encoding EpsG family protein encodes MIPNELYTPIYYLLLLIFSLLFTLPLIEIASFNNYPKIIGRYGVIVFLMITILFIGFRDPYDQEIYFGDTIRYTEYYNNFTFLDQFKDVGYYYYMFLCNEIMGLNIVQFYLMTAFLYVFLQYLAVRNILESNVFFQFVVVISSMSFWNYGVNGIRTGLASSFFLYAFTTKNKSIKFIFFALSIIMHKSFLLPLLAYFLAYSFGSVRGYIKCWIASVFISLLIGQRILDFINSNLSFMSSNNSDDRISQYMSETSNEGGVFRIDFIIYSAIPIVLGYYYVFKKEFNSKFYEILFKTYLITNSIWVLLIYANFTNRFAYLSWIFMPFLLLYPIIKDKDLIKKQNIFIFFVIFCNLVFTILMFIKTFFL; translated from the coding sequence ATGATTCCAAACGAACTATATACTCCTATTTATTATTTACTTCTATTAATATTCTCACTTTTATTTACTTTACCCTTAATAGAAATAGCTAGTTTCAATAATTACCCTAAAATTATTGGAAGATATGGTGTTATTGTATTTTTAATGATAACAATTTTATTTATTGGATTTAGAGATCCTTATGATCAAGAGATATATTTTGGAGATACTATTAGATATACGGAGTACTATAATAATTTTACATTTCTTGATCAATTTAAAGACGTAGGTTATTATTATTATATGTTTTTATGTAACGAAATTATGGGATTAAATATTGTTCAATTTTATCTCATGACAGCTTTTTTATATGTTTTCTTACAATATTTAGCAGTTAGAAATATTTTAGAGTCTAATGTTTTTTTTCAGTTTGTTGTTGTAATAAGTAGCATGTCATTTTGGAATTACGGTGTAAATGGAATAAGAACAGGTCTTGCAAGTTCTTTTTTTTTATATGCATTTACAACAAAAAATAAGTCTATAAAATTCATTTTTTTTGCTTTGAGCATAATTATGCATAAATCCTTTTTATTGCCACTACTTGCTTATTTTTTAGCTTATTCATTTGGAAGTGTTAGGGGGTACATAAAATGCTGGATAGCAAGCGTTTTTATATCATTACTTATAGGGCAGAGGATATTAGATTTTATAAATTCAAATCTATCTTTTATGTCAAGTAACAATTCTGATGATAGGATTTCTCAATATATGTCAGAAACAAGTAATGAGGGAGGAGTTTTTAGGATTGATTTTATAATTTATAGTGCTATTCCTATAGTATTAGGTTATTATTATGTTTTTAAAAAAGAGTTTAATAGTAAATTTTATGAGATCTTGTTTAAAACTTATCTAATAACCAATAGTATTTGGGTATTATTAATTTATGCTAATTTTACTAACAGATTTGCGTATCTATCTTGGATATTTATGCCTTTTTTGTTATTATACCCTATTATTAAAGACAAAGATTTAATTAAAAAACAAAATATATTTATCTTTTTTGTAATCTTTTGTAATTTGGTATTTACAATTTTAATGTTTATTAAAACTTTCTTTTTATAA
- a CDS encoding EpsG family protein, producing the protein MFFYILLVIVVLVLLLFSYRYPNAEKTISLILLTILVLIGGFRDRIGCDYDNYVDWYIRGSRDDNFEFGFLGIMKVFRYLNLDYHFLFFFFSFFNYILVYLGIKKYTDKINLPLVLFVFIPVLFIFSLNGIRQSLSVAISFFAMSYLLNKKYISFILLMSIGISIHYSCLLPFVVFFLVFKFGSFIKTRELYLLIVVSFLIGQIGVIYWLSLFFKNSHYLFYVSDKFTVPVPLAKLIVMNLMGLIVISFYEKHGFQYDQQKNLLLVYISSIFFLNLFSESIDLTRLYIYFRIFEIILVAEIIRSSIENRKLWLIGFICCFYILPFFRAIKIDSEGVNSTLIPYRNYLFRENLDKY; encoded by the coding sequence ATGTTTTTTTATATTTTATTAGTTATTGTAGTATTAGTTTTACTCCTTTTTAGTTATAGATATCCTAATGCTGAAAAAACTATTAGCTTAATACTTTTAACTATTTTGGTGTTAATTGGAGGATTCCGAGACAGGATTGGTTGTGATTATGATAATTATGTTGATTGGTACATTAGGGGTAGTAGAGATGACAATTTTGAATTTGGATTTCTGGGTATTATGAAAGTTTTTCGGTATTTAAATTTAGATTATCATTTTCTTTTCTTCTTTTTTTCTTTTTTTAACTACATTTTAGTTTACCTAGGCATTAAAAAATACACAGACAAAATAAATCTGCCTTTGGTGCTTTTTGTTTTTATACCAGTTTTATTTATATTTTCTTTGAATGGAATAAGACAATCTTTGTCTGTCGCTATTTCTTTTTTCGCTATGAGTTACTTATTAAATAAAAAATATATAAGTTTTATTTTATTGATGTCAATTGGAATATCGATTCATTACAGTTGTTTGTTGCCTTTTGTCGTTTTTTTTTTAGTTTTTAAATTTGGAAGTTTTATAAAAACTCGTGAATTATATTTGTTAATCGTGGTTAGTTTTTTAATAGGTCAAATAGGTGTCATTTATTGGTTAAGTCTATTTTTTAAAAATTCTCATTATTTATTTTACGTTTCTGATAAATTTACAGTTCCGGTTCCTTTGGCGAAGTTGATAGTGATGAATTTAATGGGATTGATTGTTATAAGTTTTTATGAAAAACATGGTTTTCAATATGATCAACAAAAAAACTTGTTATTAGTTTACATATCTTCAATATTTTTTTTAAATCTATTTTCTGAATCTATTGATTTAACACGACTTTATATTTATTTTAGGATTTTTGAAATTATACTTGTTGCTGAAATTATACGTTCATCAATAGAAAACAGAAAACTGTGGTTGATTGGTTTTATTTGTTGCTTTTATATATTGCCTTTTTTTAGAGCAATTAAAATAGATTCCGAGGGTGTAAATTCTACTCTCATACCTTATAGAAATTATTTATTTAGAGAAAACCTTGATAAATATTAA
- a CDS encoding NAD-dependent epimerase/dehydratase family protein, whose protein sequence is MNIVITGATGFVGRNLQDYLRATCDIKPMSIRYIPNQEFNIMNTGAIIHLAGKAHDLKKVGNPKDYYDSIFELTKQLFDAFLVSDANVFIFMSTVKAIADRVDGVLTEDEIAHPLTHYGIAKFKAEEYILSKELPQGKRIYILRPCMVHGPGNKGNLNLLYKMIARGLPWPLGAFENLRSFLSIENLCFVIKELLENESITSGIYHIADDKPLSTNILVKLLRTNLNKKSNIWSIPVYWIVGITKIGDYLRLPLNSERLQKLTENYVVSNQKIVKAIGKSLPISVEEGIIKTFNSFK, encoded by the coding sequence ATGAATATTGTAATAACAGGAGCAACAGGCTTTGTAGGTAGAAATCTTCAAGATTATTTGAGGGCAACTTGTGATATCAAACCAATGAGTATTCGTTACATACCTAATCAAGAATTTAATATAATGAACACTGGTGCGATAATTCATCTTGCAGGAAAAGCCCATGATTTAAAAAAAGTGGGTAATCCAAAAGATTATTATGATTCTATCTTTGAGCTCACAAAACAATTATTTGATGCTTTTTTGGTTTCGGATGCAAATGTGTTCATATTTATGAGCACGGTGAAGGCAATTGCCGACAGAGTGGATGGGGTTTTAACGGAAGACGAAATTGCACACCCTTTGACTCATTATGGAATAGCTAAATTTAAAGCTGAAGAATATATTTTAAGTAAGGAACTACCTCAGGGTAAAAGGATTTATATTCTAAGGCCTTGTATGGTTCACGGTCCAGGAAATAAAGGTAATTTAAATTTACTTTATAAGATGATCGCAAGAGGATTGCCTTGGCCGTTGGGAGCTTTTGAAAATTTACGTTCTTTTTTGAGCATAGAAAACCTTTGTTTTGTTATAAAGGAATTGTTGGAAAACGAGTCAATAACTTCAGGTATATATCATATAGCGGATGATAAACCTTTGTCTACAAATATATTGGTTAAGTTGTTGAGAACTAACTTAAATAAAAAAAGTAATATTTGGTCAATTCCTGTTTATTGGATTGTGGGTATTACTAAGATAGGAGACTATTTACGTTTACCATTAAATTCAGAACGTTTGCAAAAGTTAACAGAAAATTATGTTGTAAGTAATCAAAAGATAGTAAAAGCGATTGGGAAATCCTTGCCTATATCAGTAGAAGAAGGTATTATAAAAACATTTAATTCTTTTAAATAA
- a CDS encoding glycosyltransferase family 2 protein, with protein MANSSTALLSIVIATKNREFYCIETIKSILSFKSDLIQIAISDNSDTRQVEAFVDSICNKNIVYRYNNSAISSIDNFNYAMELASGEYVILIGDDDSVHPKIIELVHWIKENNIESVCSKDTFTFLWPGAHPNFPNGLIKIPKINDSYHLVDPKKELIKLLKNGLVNYFFYNVPKSYHGIIKKSIMDKIKETTGNYYGALSPDIFSAVCLSLILKNHCVLNYPITIAGVCPASTTSAQILGNHCGALDKMPHLKNRKDNYIWDSLVPKIYSVSTTWGDSGLHALTSIKRDDLKKHFNFYPLISQTIIMNRNYIFKFSIKKSEEFRIERKVNFFVFWMFIIFYSFSLILQKSIKTLKSNFNKKNIQYANINGFSDVFEKIGLLSFYNNK; from the coding sequence ATGGCTAATTCGTCAACAGCTTTGCTATCTATAGTAATAGCTACAAAAAATAGAGAGTTTTATTGTATAGAAACTATCAAATCAATTTTATCTTTTAAATCCGATCTGATTCAAATAGCTATTTCTGATAATAGTGATACAAGACAAGTAGAAGCTTTTGTAGATTCTATATGTAATAAAAACATAGTATATCGTTATAATAATTCAGCTATAAGTTCTATAGATAACTTTAATTATGCTATGGAATTAGCTTCAGGCGAATATGTTATTTTAATAGGCGATGATGATTCAGTACATCCAAAGATTATAGAATTGGTTCACTGGATAAAAGAAAACAATATTGAATCTGTCTGCAGTAAAGATACATTTACATTTTTATGGCCTGGAGCCCATCCTAATTTTCCTAATGGTTTAATCAAGATTCCTAAAATTAATGATTCTTATCATTTAGTTGATCCAAAAAAAGAATTGATTAAACTTTTGAAAAATGGGTTAGTTAATTATTTTTTTTATAATGTTCCTAAATCCTATCATGGGATTATCAAAAAAAGTATCATGGATAAAATTAAGGAAACGACTGGTAATTATTATGGTGCCTTGAGTCCAGATATATTTTCAGCGGTGTGTTTGTCATTAATTCTTAAAAACCATTGTGTTTTAAATTATCCAATTACAATTGCAGGGGTTTGTCCTGCAAGTACTACTTCTGCTCAGATTTTAGGTAACCATTGTGGCGCCTTAGATAAAATGCCACATTTAAAAAATAGAAAAGATAATTATATATGGGATAGCTTGGTTCCAAAAATCTATAGTGTTTCTACAACATGGGGCGACAGCGGATTACACGCTTTGACGTCAATAAAAAGAGATGATTTAAAAAAACATTTTAATTTTTATCCTCTTATATCCCAGACAATTATAATGAATAGGAATTATATTTTTAAATTTTCAATTAAAAAATCTGAAGAATTTAGAATTGAAAGAAAAGTTAATTTTTTTGTATTTTGGATGTTTATAATCTTTTATTCATTTTCGTTAATCTTACAAAAATCAATAAAAACTCTTAAAAGTAATTTTAATAAAAAAAACATTCAATATGCCAATATAAATGGTTTTAGTGATGTTTTTGAAAAAATTGGATTATTATCTTTTTATAATAACAAATAA
- a CDS encoding glycosyltransferase codes for MMNIMYKVLIVITDYGSFNNFLAEIAIQLSFENEIHVICSDSNVINIADKFDYTKYNLTFHTVNIPRSTSITKLIKSAYAIRNIIAYVNPNLVYAHFTTGIFPVILFRKKSIKYWGTFHGLGMNASSGFRKIMFSIVEFFCFLRLDKRFLINSKDFKLVSSMFKKNTFKYNSCGVGCDLNKFDNKRFTEVDKLNLKQSLNIDGKFVITYTGRFVEFKGFDLVYRSFVKLIEEFPGKVVLLLIGGKDPIHPTGLTVKEEIDLFKNKYILNLGYSSIVENYLAITDVFLFPSKKEGLPVCIVEALSMGVPVVTLDERGNSDVVKNNFNGYLLKSISKSNDIDKIVEKLKYLNLNKDVLEKLSLNCFKNHHMYSRSFFVEEQLKLINYFKTEV; via the coding sequence ATGATGAATATAATGTATAAGGTTCTTATTGTTATAACAGATTACGGTAGTTTTAATAATTTCCTTGCAGAAATTGCTATTCAGTTAAGTTTTGAAAATGAAATACATGTCATTTGCTCAGATTCTAATGTGATTAATATTGCGGATAAGTTTGATTATACTAAATATAATTTGACTTTTCATACAGTAAATATACCAAGATCTACTTCAATAACAAAACTCATTAAAAGTGCTTATGCCATTAGAAACATAATAGCATATGTGAATCCAAATTTGGTTTATGCACATTTTACAACAGGAATTTTTCCAGTAATACTCTTTAGAAAAAAAAGCATTAAATATTGGGGTACTTTCCATGGATTAGGCATGAATGCTAGTAGTGGTTTTAGAAAAATAATGTTTTCTATAGTTGAATTTTTCTGTTTTTTGAGGTTGGATAAAAGATTTCTTATCAACAGCAAAGATTTTAAATTGGTAAGCAGTATGTTCAAGAAAAATACATTTAAATATAATTCTTGCGGAGTGGGTTGCGATTTAAATAAATTCGATAATAAAAGGTTTACTGAAGTTGATAAATTAAATTTAAAACAAAGTTTAAATATTGATGGTAAGTTTGTGATTACTTATACTGGAAGGTTTGTTGAGTTCAAAGGATTTGATTTGGTTTACCGTAGTTTTGTCAAATTAATTGAAGAATTTCCTGGTAAAGTAGTGTTGCTTTTAATTGGAGGTAAGGACCCGATACATCCAACAGGGCTTACAGTTAAGGAAGAGATCGATTTATTTAAGAATAAGTATATTCTTAATTTAGGTTATAGTTCAATAGTCGAAAATTATTTGGCTATTACAGATGTTTTTTTGTTTCCAAGTAAAAAAGAAGGATTACCTGTCTGTATAGTAGAGGCATTATCAATGGGTGTACCTGTTGTAACTCTTGATGAACGTGGAAATTCAGATGTTGTAAAAAATAATTTTAATGGATATTTACTTAAATCTATCTCAAAATCAAATGACATTGATAAAATTGTTGAAAAATTGAAATATTTAAATTTGAATAAAGATGTACTTGAAAAGTTATCTTTAAATTGTTTCAAAAACCATCATATGTATTCTCGATCTTTTTTTGTTGAAGAACAATTAAAACTTATTAATTATTTTAAAACTGAGGTGTAA
- a CDS encoding WxcM-like domain-containing protein, producing MKPKIVEGGHFSDHRGTISYVNNFSFKNIERFYIISNSDENPIRAWQGHKLDAKNFYCVKGSFKIHFVKIDNWENPSKDLNIETIIVSASDSKIVHIPPGYANAIESLETDSKLISFSTLPLSAVSDDDVRYASDYWKINE from the coding sequence ATGAAGCCAAAAATAGTAGAGGGTGGACATTTTTCAGATCACAGAGGAACTATTTCTTATGTAAATAATTTTAGCTTTAAGAATATCGAAAGATTTTATATTATTAGCAATTCTGATGAAAATCCAATTCGAGCCTGGCAAGGACACAAATTAGATGCTAAAAATTTCTATTGTGTAAAAGGATCTTTTAAAATTCATTTTGTAAAAATTGACAATTGGGAAAATCCTTCAAAAGATTTAAATATTGAAACTATAATTGTTAGTGCTTCAGATAGTAAAATAGTGCATATACCTCCAGGTTATGCCAATGCAATAGAATCATTGGAAACAGATTCGAAATTAATATCATTTTCTACTTTGCCATTGTCAGCTGTTAGTGATGACGATGTCAGGTATGCTTCAGATTATTGGAAAATTAATGAATAA
- a CDS encoding glycosyltransferase family 4 protein: MKITILFLGKVGAGPRYALEMAKALSEKPNVELQIILSRLIDNYDDWFQIEKKTNVKIVYFNTYRNKIEFLLALLNLFKSNKIANCIKKFNPVVLYIPMISLLNPGILFFLKNINIYYTLHDPIEHIGEANFFVELVKKFEIKKARKIILLNVFFKKYVCDFYNKKESDIIYIPHAAFFSNKHVILNDGFLEKILFVGRIEEYKGISLLLEAFSNSIRYRPNLQLTIAGRGDLSPYLKKNSELSKNIQIINRWLKDEEIEELIKNHDFVVLPYIDASQSGVIPVVFANKRTVIATNKGALAEQIPDGIGFVLNANHLEISKKICKIYEDDYSKLASMNERAYEYAIGNLTWQSSAEILISHFNDEYNV, translated from the coding sequence ATGAAAATTACTATTTTGTTCTTAGGAAAAGTAGGTGCAGGACCTAGATACGCACTTGAAATGGCTAAAGCTTTAAGCGAAAAACCTAATGTTGAACTACAAATTATATTGTCGAGGCTTATAGATAATTACGATGATTGGTTTCAAATAGAAAAAAAGACAAATGTTAAAATTGTATATTTTAATACATACAGAAATAAAATTGAATTTTTATTAGCATTGTTAAATTTATTTAAATCGAATAAAATTGCGAATTGCATAAAAAAATTTAATCCAGTAGTGCTGTATATCCCTATGATTAGTCTTTTAAACCCAGGGATATTATTTTTTTTAAAAAACATCAATATTTATTATACTTTACACGACCCTATTGAACATATAGGTGAAGCTAATTTTTTTGTTGAACTTGTAAAAAAGTTTGAAATAAAAAAAGCAAGGAAGATAATTTTGTTAAATGTTTTTTTTAAAAAATATGTTTGTGATTTTTATAACAAAAAAGAGAGTGATATTATCTATATTCCACATGCTGCATTTTTTTCAAATAAACACGTTATTTTGAATGATGGATTCTTAGAAAAAATCCTTTTTGTTGGCAGAATTGAAGAATATAAAGGTATAAGTCTCCTATTAGAGGCATTTTCTAATTCGATCAGATACCGGCCTAATTTACAGCTTACTATTGCTGGTAGAGGAGATCTGAGCCCATATCTGAAAAAAAATTCTGAATTATCTAAGAATATTCAAATTATCAATAGATGGTTAAAAGATGAGGAAATTGAAGAATTGATAAAAAACCATGATTTTGTAGTGTTGCCATATATTGATGCAAGTCAGTCTGGTGTTATACCAGTAGTATTTGCAAATAAAAGAACCGTTATAGCTACCAATAAAGGGGCGTTAGCCGAGCAAATTCCAGATGGGATTGGATTTGTGTTGAATGCTAATCATTTAGAGATTTCAAAAAAGATATGTAAAATTTATGAAGATGATTATTCTAAATTAGCTTCTATGAATGAACGAGCATATGAATATGCTATAGGCAATTTGACTTGGCAATCATCAGCAGAAATATTAATAAGTCATTTTAATGATGAATATAATGTATAA